From Paenibacillus sp. GP183, one genomic window encodes:
- a CDS encoding PhoH family protein: MKKKYVLDTNVLLQDPNALFSFEDNEVVIPAVVLEEIDSKKRNADELGRNARQVSRLLDGLRTKGNLSNGIQLETGGSIKVELNHKSFSKLQEAFAEITNDNRILAVALNYHLEEQGTAEPRPVIIVSKDTLVRIKADVLGLTAQDYLTDRIVTQSDMYNGCLTLHVHPSVIDEFYSYRFLSVSTLNLNYALNPHEFVILKDELGSSKSALLKVNAEAKKLEPLFISNEPIWGIAARNAQQRMALELLLNDDIPLVTLTGKAGTGKTLLTLAAGLMKIEDEHKYKKLLIARPVVPMGKDIGYLPGEKEEKLRPWMQPIYDNLEFLFDTKKAGDIDKILAGLGSIQVEALTYIRGRSIPGQFIIIDEAQNLSKHEVKTIVSRVGEGSKIVLLGDPEQIDHPYLDASSNGLTYVVERFKQESVSGHITLERGERSHLAQLAADLL; this comes from the coding sequence ATGAAGAAAAAATATGTGCTGGATACGAATGTCCTGCTTCAAGACCCCAATGCGCTGTTCTCTTTCGAAGATAATGAAGTGGTGATTCCGGCAGTGGTGTTAGAAGAGATTGACTCCAAGAAGCGTAATGCGGATGAATTGGGACGAAATGCAAGACAGGTATCAAGGCTTCTGGACGGTCTTCGGACCAAAGGGAATTTATCGAATGGGATTCAGCTGGAAACCGGTGGCTCCATCAAAGTGGAGTTGAACCATAAAAGCTTTTCGAAGCTTCAGGAAGCATTTGCTGAAATTACTAACGATAACCGAATCCTTGCTGTGGCTTTAAACTACCATCTTGAAGAGCAGGGTACAGCTGAACCCAGACCGGTTATTATAGTCAGTAAGGATACTCTGGTTCGTATAAAAGCCGATGTGCTCGGTCTGACGGCTCAGGATTATTTAACGGACCGGATTGTAACCCAATCGGATATGTACAACGGCTGCTTGACGCTCCATGTTCATCCTTCCGTGATCGATGAGTTTTATTCCTATCGTTTTTTGAGTGTTAGCACGCTGAATTTGAACTATGCGCTGAATCCGCATGAATTTGTGATTTTGAAGGATGAGCTGGGCTCTTCGAAATCGGCGCTTTTGAAAGTAAACGCAGAAGCCAAGAAGCTGGAGCCCTTGTTCATCAGCAATGAGCCCATTTGGGGAATTGCAGCGCGCAATGCCCAACAAAGAATGGCACTGGAGCTGCTGCTGAATGACGATATTCCGCTTGTTACGCTGACAGGCAAGGCGGGTACGGGCAAAACGCTGCTAACCTTGGCAGCAGGGCTGATGAAGATCGAGGATGAACATAAGTACAAGAAGCTGTTGATTGCACGTCCGGTTGTGCCAATGGGCAAAGACATCGGCTACCTGCCGGGGGAAAAGGAAGAGAAGCTTCGTCCCTGGATGCAGCCGATTTATGATAACCTTGAGTTCCTGTTCGATACGAAAAAAGCGGGGGATATCGATAAAATACTGGCCGGTCTCGGCAGTATACAGGTAGAAGCGCTCACCTATATTCGCGGACGTTCCATTCCCGGTCAGTTTATCATTATCGATGAAGCGCAAAATCTATCCAAGCATGAAGTAAAAACTATTGTTTCCCGTGTAGGAGAAGGAAGCAAGATAGTTCTTCTCGGTGATCCGGAGCAAATTGACCATCCTTATCTGGATGCTTCCAGCAATGGATTGACCTACGTGGTAGAAAGGTTTAAGCAGGAAAGTGTAAGTGGGCATATCACATTGGAACGTGGTGAGCGTTCACATCTTGCTCAGCTGGCAGCTGATTTACTCTAA
- a CDS encoding peptide ABC transporter substrate-binding protein — protein sequence MKASKWVSTAVALTLVGSVAIGCTSKPAAPTTSPAASGGATATASTAPAAPSKPQEIKINFSAEPPVLDSSKTTASASFTLIGAFNEGLYRLDKDGKPTPALAKDMPKKSADGLTYTIEIRDNAVWADGTPVKASDFVYSYKRTLDPATKAQYSFIVAWIKGGTAVTKADTPEKLKAAQDALGVKALSDKQLEITLEKPVTFFTSLLAFATFFPQKEDFVKAQGDKYGAEADKVIGAGPFILKQWDHSQTLVLEKNPKYWDAANVKLTKATINIIKDTNTGLNLYETNAADLTEIKGDQLKLYQGKPDVTPKPELTNSYIMYQVKKVPALANKKIRQALGMAIDRQAYVDTVIANGSVPSIGLVPTGTLDGNGGDFRKTAGDVQPKFDAAKAKQLFQEGLKELNLTALPPLKMTADDTETAKKSLEFIQAQWKQNLGYDMIAEPVPHALRIEKQSKHDFELCLALWGADYNDPMTFLDMWVTGGEFDEGDYSNPQYDALIKTAQNEADPAKRVKAMVDAEKLLMDDQGVSPLYFRARAYLKKTNVDGLFLAPYGPEWELKWTTVK from the coding sequence ATGAAAGCGTCGAAGTGGGTCTCAACAGCGGTAGCCCTGACATTGGTCGGAAGTGTAGCTATCGGTTGTACAAGTAAACCAGCAGCACCAACTACATCACCAGCAGCATCCGGGGGTGCGACAGCCACAGCATCAACAGCGCCAGCAGCACCAAGCAAACCGCAAGAAATCAAAATCAACTTTTCGGCTGAGCCGCCTGTTCTGGACAGCTCGAAAACAACAGCATCAGCTTCGTTCACGCTTATTGGTGCATTTAATGAAGGTCTATATCGTCTTGATAAGGACGGTAAACCAACACCTGCTCTTGCCAAAGACATGCCTAAGAAATCTGCAGACGGCCTAACTTACACGATCGAAATCCGCGACAATGCGGTATGGGCCGATGGTACCCCTGTAAAAGCCTCCGATTTCGTATATTCCTACAAACGTACTTTGGACCCTGCTACAAAAGCGCAATACAGCTTCATTGTTGCATGGATTAAAGGCGGAACGGCTGTAACTAAAGCTGACACTCCAGAAAAACTAAAAGCGGCTCAAGATGCTCTTGGCGTTAAGGCGCTTAGTGACAAGCAACTTGAAATTACGTTGGAGAAGCCAGTGACTTTCTTCACAAGCTTGCTTGCTTTTGCCACATTCTTCCCGCAAAAAGAAGATTTCGTGAAAGCTCAAGGAGATAAATACGGAGCTGAAGCAGACAAAGTTATCGGTGCAGGACCTTTTATTTTGAAGCAATGGGATCACAGCCAAACCCTAGTTCTTGAGAAAAATCCCAAGTACTGGGATGCTGCCAATGTGAAGCTTACAAAAGCCACAATCAACATTATAAAAGATACCAACACTGGTCTTAACCTTTATGAAACTAACGCTGCTGATCTTACTGAGATCAAAGGCGATCAACTCAAGCTTTACCAAGGCAAGCCTGATGTGACTCCTAAGCCTGAGCTTACTAACTCATATATCATGTATCAAGTGAAGAAAGTGCCTGCACTTGCTAATAAGAAAATTCGTCAAGCTTTGGGTATGGCTATCGATCGTCAAGCTTACGTTGATACAGTTATTGCTAACGGTTCCGTTCCTTCCATAGGTCTTGTACCAACCGGTACACTTGATGGTAACGGCGGTGACTTCCGTAAAACAGCTGGCGATGTTCAACCTAAATTTGACGCTGCAAAAGCAAAGCAGCTGTTCCAAGAAGGCTTAAAGGAGCTAAATCTTACTGCATTGCCGCCGCTGAAGATGACTGCTGACGATACAGAAACCGCTAAAAAATCTCTTGAGTTCATTCAAGCTCAATGGAAGCAAAACCTTGGCTATGATATGATAGCTGAACCGGTTCCGCACGCATTGCGCATAGAAAAACAATCTAAGCATGATTTCGAACTGTGTCTTGCTCTTTGGGGAGCTGACTACAATGATCCGATGACATTCCTTGACATGTGGGTAACTGGTGGAGAGTTCGACGAAGGCGACTACAGCAACCCGCAATACGACGCTTTGATCAAAACTGCTCAAAACGAAGCCGATCCTGCGAAACGCGTAAAAGCAATGGTTGATGCAGAGAAGCTTCTGATGGACGATCAAGGTGTATCACCACTTTATTTCCGTGCTCGTGCTTACCTGAAAAAAACAAATGTTGATGGGTTGTTCCTTGCTCCTTATGGTCCTGAATGGGAACTGAAATGGACAACTGTAAAGTAA
- a CDS encoding ABC transporter permease, producing MLKYILRRFVYTLVTLWLIVTFTFVLMKNLPGDPLGEGSEKIPKATKEMLLRQYGLDKPLWEQYLTYMNRIAHFDLGYSFQFPAHKVTDIIKQAFPSSLELGLVALFFAIVVGLLLGIIASLNHNKAGDYTAMFVAIIGISVPSFVLGPFLSYFIGVKLHWLPAGLWKDTLFTGFQYRILPALTLSFGTLAILARLMRTSMLDVLNQDYIKTAKAKGLAAFSVISKHTIRNAILPVVTIIGPIFVNVITGTLVVEQIFGIPGLGKHFVSSVYSNDYTMIAGLTIFYSAILIFVIFLTDILYGFIDPRIRLGKGGK from the coding sequence ATGCTTAAGTATATTCTGCGCCGTTTCGTATATACGCTTGTTACGTTATGGCTCATCGTCACGTTTACATTCGTGCTGATGAAAAATTTGCCCGGAGATCCGCTTGGTGAAGGCTCCGAGAAGATCCCAAAAGCGACTAAAGAAATGCTGCTCAGGCAGTATGGCTTGGACAAGCCTCTGTGGGAACAATATTTAACTTATATGAACAGGATCGCTCATTTTGACCTCGGATATTCCTTTCAATTCCCTGCTCACAAAGTGACTGATATTATTAAACAAGCCTTTCCTTCCTCGTTGGAGCTTGGGTTAGTCGCTCTGTTTTTTGCTATTGTGGTTGGTTTGCTGCTTGGTATTATCGCTTCGTTAAACCACAATAAAGCGGGTGATTATACTGCCATGTTCGTTGCTATTATCGGGATTTCGGTGCCCTCCTTCGTGCTTGGGCCGTTCTTATCCTATTTTATTGGCGTTAAACTGCATTGGCTGCCTGCAGGATTATGGAAGGACACACTCTTTACAGGTTTTCAATACCGAATATTGCCTGCCTTGACTTTATCCTTTGGTACGTTGGCCATTCTGGCCAGATTAATGCGTACATCCATGCTGGACGTACTTAATCAGGATTATATCAAGACAGCCAAGGCCAAAGGACTTGCTGCCTTCTCCGTAATTTCGAAACATACGATAAGAAATGCCATTTTACCCGTTGTTACCATAATTGGACCAATATTTGTAAACGTCATCACCGGAACATTGGTCGTTGAGCAAATTTTTGGAATACCCGGTTTGGGTAAGCATTTTGTTTCTTCTGTATATTCCAATGATTACACCATGATTGCAGGGTTAACCATTTTCTACTCCGCCATTTTGATTTTTGTTATTTTTTTAACAGATATTTTATATGGCTTTATCGACCCTCGAATTCGTCTTGGGAAAGGCGGTAAATAA
- a CDS encoding ABC transporter permease, with amino-acid sequence MQPSEQRQVTNNKFIRVESASLTSEAIVRPSQNYWQDAWRRLKKNRLAMAGLIILLVLILLALIAPIVSHFDYSTQDLKIKNQAPNDLHWFGTDDFGRDLWTRIWWGTRISLFIGITAALIDLVIGVLYGGISAYYGGKVDDAMQRVIEIVVSIPYLIIAVLMIMVIGPGIPTIILAYAITGWVPMARLVRAQMLTLKEQEFVLAARTLGAGPWRIILRHLVPNALGIIIVQITFVVPTAIFVEAFLSFIGLGIRPPLASLGNLLSDGANYLRFYPHRLIYPTVVFSLILLSFNLLGDGLRDALDPKMRK; translated from the coding sequence ATGCAGCCATCTGAACAAAGACAAGTAACGAACAACAAGTTTATCCGAGTTGAAAGTGCGAGTTTAACGAGTGAAGCCATCGTTCGGCCGTCACAAAATTATTGGCAGGACGCTTGGAGACGACTTAAGAAAAACAGACTGGCAATGGCCGGCTTAATTATACTTTTGGTACTTATTTTACTAGCTCTGATCGCTCCAATAGTTTCTCATTTTGACTATAGTACGCAGGACTTAAAAATTAAAAATCAAGCTCCTAACGACTTGCATTGGTTTGGAACAGATGATTTTGGACGAGATTTGTGGACACGAATATGGTGGGGGACTCGAATTTCCTTATTTATCGGGATTACCGCAGCCTTAATTGATTTGGTGATCGGCGTATTATATGGAGGAATTTCTGCTTACTATGGTGGAAAAGTCGATGATGCGATGCAGCGGGTTATCGAAATTGTTGTTTCGATCCCTTACTTGATTATTGCTGTTCTTATGATAATGGTTATTGGACCAGGTATCCCCACCATTATATTAGCCTATGCAATTACGGGTTGGGTTCCGATGGCAAGACTGGTTCGGGCACAGATGCTTACTCTCAAAGAGCAGGAATTCGTTTTGGCGGCACGCACTTTGGGTGCAGGGCCTTGGCGCATTATTTTACGCCACCTGGTTCCTAATGCTCTGGGTATCATCATTGTTCAAATCACTTTCGTTGTACCGACGGCCATATTTGTAGAGGCATTCTTAAGCTTTATCGGGTTGGGAATTCGTCCGCCTCTGGCATCATTAGGAAATCTATTGTCAGATGGAGCCAACTATTTACGATTCTATCCGCACCGGTTGATCTATCCGACTGTTGTGTTCAGTTTAATTTTATTAAGCTTTAACCTTTTGGGAGACGGGCTGCGCGATGCGCTGGATCCAAAAATGCGCAAGTAA
- a CDS encoding DUF3397 domain-containing protein yields the protein MIVEILLNLYSWLAALPFVTFIVIWFGVYLFLKNKKLTTRLSMDITMLFLIGSVSVIWNQLFQAKFGFWLIILVLLISFGLIGGYQNQAKGKTDLLKVFRVVWRLGFLTLSVLYIVLLLANILKNMIIPT from the coding sequence GTGATTGTTGAGATTTTATTAAATCTGTACTCTTGGTTAGCCGCTTTACCCTTTGTTACTTTTATTGTCATCTGGTTTGGGGTCTATTTGTTTTTGAAAAACAAGAAGCTGACTACCAGGCTTTCCATGGATATTACGATGCTATTCTTGATTGGCTCTGTCTCAGTGATCTGGAATCAGTTGTTCCAAGCCAAATTCGGATTTTGGCTGATCATTTTAGTGCTTTTGATCTCATTTGGCTTAATCGGAGGCTATCAGAACCAAGCCAAAGGTAAGACAGATCTGCTGAAAGTATTTCGCGTCGTCTGGCGATTGGGCTTTTTGACACTTTCAGTATTGTATATTGTGCTTCTGCTGGCAAATATACTTAAAAACATGATCATTCCTACATAA
- a CDS encoding late competence development ComFB family protein, which produces MVHNLMEEVVRQCLKELIQTQKLQDCDVKTQSDIMAIALNNLQPKYVSSTQGEMFVKTQVRQLEPDVYKELSYAIEKVQNTRRKTDFQTDEL; this is translated from the coding sequence ATGGTGCATAACTTAATGGAGGAAGTCGTTAGACAGTGCTTGAAGGAGCTCATTCAAACTCAAAAGCTGCAGGATTGCGATGTAAAAACTCAAAGCGATATTATGGCTATTGCACTTAATAACCTCCAGCCGAAATATGTTTCTTCCACACAAGGCGAAATGTTTGTAAAGACCCAGGTTCGTCAGCTGGAGCCGGATGTTTATAAGGAGCTTTCCTATGCGATTGAAAAGGTGCAGAATACACGGAGAAAAACGGACTTTCAAACAGACGAATTGTAA
- a CDS encoding 2-dehydropantoate 2-reductase: MTGLVLLYNLLIEQEGDQIMHIAVMGAGSIGLLLAARLSAVTDTLEIITRTEEQADAIRREGISVEEESIISADKFEVISYETKIAKRKASHDLQFLVLAVKQFAINNELVAFILRYITPHTTIICFQNGMGHVDKLLAHLDKERILLAVTTEGARKTGLYQVSHTGSGITDLGYSFQDIGENAENAQKIFAGLMKRAGFEVSLSKNMGIKVWSKLIINAVINPLTAILKIRNGELLQTPSSKALMLALFSEGIAVARANQLDLPDELWETVLQVCKLTADNQSSMLQDIIHSRSTEIDSINGTLLRIAEQHKLVLPVNQVVFHMIKALENKKVSDIVGDC; the protein is encoded by the coding sequence ATGACGGGGCTTGTTTTGTTGTATAATTTACTTATTGAGCAAGAAGGAGACCAGATCATGCATATTGCCGTTATGGGGGCAGGCTCCATTGGACTTCTGTTGGCAGCTAGACTCTCGGCTGTCACTGATACACTTGAAATTATTACGAGAACAGAAGAGCAAGCCGATGCAATCCGCAGAGAAGGTATTTCTGTAGAAGAAGAATCCATCATTTCGGCAGATAAGTTCGAAGTCATTTCTTATGAAACCAAGATTGCTAAGCGGAAGGCAAGCCATGATCTTCAATTTTTAGTCCTTGCCGTCAAGCAATTCGCTATTAACAATGAGCTGGTTGCATTCATACTGAGGTATATTACACCCCATACAACCATCATATGCTTTCAAAACGGGATGGGACATGTTGATAAACTGCTCGCTCATCTGGATAAAGAACGTATTTTACTGGCGGTTACGACGGAAGGGGCAAGGAAAACAGGGCTATATCAAGTTAGTCATACTGGCAGCGGCATTACGGACTTGGGATATAGCTTCCAAGATATTGGGGAGAATGCTGAAAACGCACAAAAAATATTTGCCGGCCTCATGAAGAGAGCAGGATTCGAGGTGTCTTTGTCGAAAAACATGGGTATAAAGGTATGGAGCAAACTGATCATCAATGCTGTCATCAATCCTTTGACCGCAATACTGAAGATTCGCAATGGAGAATTACTGCAAACTCCTTCAAGCAAGGCCCTAATGTTAGCTTTATTTAGTGAAGGGATCGCTGTTGCCAGAGCGAATCAGCTGGATTTGCCAGACGAACTTTGGGAAACGGTTCTTCAGGTATGCAAGCTCACAGCCGATAATCAATCTTCGATGCTGCAAGATATCATTCATAGCAGAAGTACAGAAATCGACAGCATCAACGGCACCCTGCTTCGCATAGCGGAACAACATAAGCTTGTGCTGCCTGTTAATCAGGTGGTATTTCATATGATAAAAGCTCTAGAGAACAAGAAGGTGAGCGATATTGTCGGTGATTGTTGA
- a CDS encoding DUF2626 domain-containing protein, protein MDRMFRVLGFWTLAIGLMSLAGGMIPMALIFFFQTAVFVILGYMRLSERTYMLLFWGYMILSFGGFTYWSFFKMSV, encoded by the coding sequence ATGGATCGCATGTTTAGAGTTCTTGGGTTTTGGACGCTCGCAATCGGCTTGATGAGTCTAGCCGGCGGTATGATTCCGATGGCTCTGATTTTCTTTTTCCAAACAGCCGTATTCGTGATTTTGGGCTACATGCGCCTTTCTGAACGCACTTACATGCTGCTGTTCTGGGGATATATGATCCTCTCGTTTGGCGGATTTACGTATTGGTCCTTCTTCAAAATGTCTGTTTAA
- a CDS encoding SAM-dependent methyltransferase translates to MTHAAGNQQLIEVIKAQIRKHPLRVISFRDYMDLVLYHETLGYYRNEKIKIGREGDFYTSSSVGSVMGELIASYILKESLVESPSMRKIQIVEWGGGNGRLALHILDELQKQDPAIYDNLTYIMIESSSYHSRLQRENLQSHRMKIVHMKESEWLASDPHQGVFVLANELLDAFPVHRIRRSGSSWQESHVAWNDNTSSFEEQWLPLQMDSPLSAYLEQADLTFKEGQVAEINLHASQWIRTVANAMHDGRMIIIDYGTEASELYAAHRMRGTLMCYRKHQAYDNPFIHSGEQDITAHVDFTACIEAASTAGFTRSKLQTQRDFMVEQGILEKLQNHLDLDPFSEAAKKNRAIRQLLLSDQMSELFKVLILTKDKSV, encoded by the coding sequence ATGACACATGCTGCAGGCAATCAACAGCTTATTGAAGTGATTAAAGCCCAGATCCGCAAGCATCCTTTACGAGTCATCTCATTTCGAGATTATATGGACTTGGTCTTATATCATGAGACTTTAGGCTATTACCGAAATGAGAAGATCAAAATTGGCCGGGAAGGCGACTTTTATACCAGCTCATCCGTAGGATCAGTCATGGGAGAATTAATTGCTTCCTATATTCTTAAAGAGTCCCTGGTTGAATCACCCTCAATGAGAAAGATTCAAATCGTCGAGTGGGGCGGCGGAAATGGCAGATTGGCCCTGCATATCCTGGATGAGCTGCAAAAGCAGGATCCCGCCATCTACGACAACTTGACTTATATCATGATAGAATCGAGCAGTTATCATAGCCGTTTGCAAAGAGAAAACCTGCAGTCCCATCGGATGAAAATTGTGCATATGAAAGAATCGGAATGGTTGGCTAGCGATCCGCACCAGGGCGTGTTTGTTCTAGCAAATGAGCTGCTTGATGCATTTCCCGTTCACCGGATTCGCCGCAGCGGCAGTTCATGGCAAGAAAGCCATGTAGCCTGGAACGATAACACCTCCAGCTTCGAGGAGCAGTGGCTTCCCCTGCAGATGGACAGCCCGTTATCCGCCTATCTGGAGCAAGCGGACTTGACTTTCAAGGAGGGCCAAGTGGCAGAAATCAATCTTCATGCGTCTCAGTGGATTCGAACGGTAGCGAATGCCATGCATGACGGCAGGATGATCATCATCGATTATGGCACGGAAGCCAGTGAGCTGTATGCCGCTCATCGTATGCGAGGGACCTTGATGTGTTATCGGAAGCATCAGGCTTATGATAATCCATTCATCCATTCAGGGGAGCAGGATATCACCGCACATGTTGATTTCACCGCTTGTATTGAAGCCGCTTCTACAGCTGGTTTCACCCGTTCCAAGCTGCAAACCCAGCGAGACTTTATGGTGGAGCAAGGGATATTGGAAAAGCTGCAAAATCATTTGGATCTCGATCCGTTTAGTGAAGCCGCCAAAAAGAACAGAGCCATCCGACAGCTTCTGCTGAGCGATCAAATGAGCGAGCTGTTCAAAGTGCTGATTCTAACCAAGGATAAATCTGTCTAA
- a CDS encoding ABC transporter ATP-binding protein, with protein MTANNNLLEVKDLKVSFHTYAGEVQAVRGISFTLKKGEVLAIVGESGCGKSVTAQTLMRLVPSPPSYIKSGSILFEGDIDIVKLSNKQMEKIRGSEMGMIFQDPMTSLNPTMKIGDQISEGLIKHQKMDRRTALSRAVEILKLVGINNPEGRIHQYPHELSGGMRQRVMIAIALSCSPKLLIADEPTTALDVTIQAQIIALMKKLSEQTDASIILITHDLGVVAEMAQRVIVMYAGKVVEQGTVDDIYYKPAHPYTWGLLRSIPRLDNDAKAELVPIPGTPPDLFAPPKGCAFAARCPYAMDICIEQDPEHTKISQEHSAACWLLHPDAPKVERPVGEGGTVHV; from the coding sequence ATGACCGCGAATAACAACCTGCTGGAGGTTAAGGATTTAAAGGTTTCTTTTCATACCTATGCAGGAGAAGTACAAGCCGTGCGCGGCATTTCCTTTACATTAAAAAAAGGTGAGGTTTTGGCGATTGTAGGAGAGTCCGGCTGCGGGAAGTCCGTAACGGCACAAACCCTGATGCGATTAGTTCCAAGCCCGCCCAGCTATATAAAAAGCGGATCGATACTATTTGAAGGCGATATTGATATCGTAAAGCTGTCGAACAAGCAAATGGAAAAAATCCGCGGCTCCGAGATGGGGATGATTTTCCAGGATCCGATGACCTCGCTCAATCCGACCATGAAAATCGGAGACCAGATTTCAGAAGGTCTCATCAAGCATCAAAAGATGGATCGCAGAACTGCGCTGTCCAGAGCTGTTGAGATTCTGAAGCTCGTCGGGATCAATAACCCTGAAGGCCGGATTCACCAATATCCGCACGAATTATCCGGAGGAATGCGTCAACGGGTGATGATTGCTATCGCTTTGTCTTGTTCTCCCAAGCTGCTTATTGCCGATGAGCCTACAACGGCTTTGGATGTGACCATCCAGGCCCAGATCATCGCCTTAATGAAGAAGCTTTCCGAACAAACGGATGCCTCGATTATATTAATTACCCATGACCTCGGCGTTGTGGCTGAAATGGCTCAAAGAGTCATTGTTATGTATGCTGGTAAAGTAGTGGAACAAGGGACAGTCGATGATATTTATTATAAGCCGGCGCATCCTTATACATGGGGCTTGCTGAGATCTATCCCAAGGCTTGATAACGACGCCAAAGCGGAGCTGGTTCCTATTCCCGGGACACCTCCTGACTTATTTGCACCACCCAAGGGGTGCGCGTTTGCAGCAAGATGTCCTTATGCCATGGACATTTGCATAGAGCAGGATCCAGAGCATACTAAGATTTCACAGGAGCATAGTGCGGCTTGCTGGCTGCTGCATCCGGATGCTCCGAAAGTTGAGCGTCCCGTCGGAGAAGGAGGTACCGTTCATGTCTGA
- a CDS encoding RsfA family transcriptional regulator: MSAIRQDAWSDEDDLILAEVTLRHIRDGSTQLSAFEEVGERIGRTAAACGFRWNSFVRKKYEAAIQIAKAQRQKRTQLRKHAVVSMAGSSVAVLDSVDLGQGKHDTFTEETLSIDAVIRFLRQWRNTYQDMNRHFKSLEKELHDKEEELLRLRRENDKLNKQVNEVETDYRVVNDDYKALIQIMDRARKMAFLVEEEEETRSRFKMDANGNLERIE; this comes from the coding sequence ATGTCGGCAATTAGGCAAGATGCTTGGAGCGATGAGGACGATTTGATTCTCGCAGAGGTAACTTTGCGGCATATTCGCGATGGAAGCACCCAATTATCCGCCTTCGAAGAAGTGGGAGAGCGAATCGGGCGCACCGCAGCTGCTTGCGGCTTTCGCTGGAACAGCTTTGTCAGGAAAAAATACGAAGCCGCTATCCAGATCGCAAAAGCTCAGCGGCAAAAAAGAACACAGCTTCGCAAGCATGCGGTAGTCAGTATGGCAGGCTCATCGGTTGCCGTTCTGGATTCTGTTGATCTTGGTCAAGGCAAGCATGATACATTCACGGAAGAAACGTTATCCATTGATGCGGTTATCCGGTTTCTTCGCCAATGGAGGAATACGTACCAGGACATGAACCGTCATTTCAAGAGCTTGGAGAAAGAGCTGCATGACAAGGAAGAGGAACTTCTCCGGCTGCGAAGAGAGAATGATAAGCTGAACAAGCAAGTGAATGAAGTTGAAACCGATTATCGAGTGGTCAATGATGATTACAAGGCTTTGATTCAAATCATGGACCGCGCACGCAAGATGGCATTCTTAGTTGAGGAAGAGGAAGAAACCCGATCTCGATTTAAAATGGATGCCAACGGAAATTTGGAAAGAATAGAGTAG
- a CDS encoding YhcN/YlaJ family sporulation lipoprotein, giving the protein MKIFGLMLLILSLLIGCSQAPKQGAASSPSSTQSGIKAQQAAPPKPQINDPRAVADHLEKLATSIPLVQSAHCVVFGNTAVVGINVRPELDRSRVGTVKYAVAETLRKDPYGANAIVTADMDLDQRLIEIRSQVRNGRPIAGFADQMADIIGRTMPQLPRDVGTQPSTPPGSTDANKAGRPRL; this is encoded by the coding sequence GTGAAAATATTTGGCTTGATGCTGTTAATCCTGTCATTACTCATCGGTTGCAGTCAAGCGCCGAAACAAGGAGCTGCCTCCTCTCCAAGCTCTACTCAGAGCGGAATCAAAGCTCAGCAAGCGGCTCCACCCAAGCCGCAAATCAATGATCCTCGGGCTGTGGCGGACCATCTGGAAAAACTGGCTACAAGTATTCCCTTGGTACAAAGCGCGCATTGCGTTGTTTTTGGCAATACGGCTGTAGTGGGAATCAATGTTCGTCCCGAGCTTGATCGCTCAAGAGTTGGGACCGTAAAATACGCGGTGGCCGAGACTCTGCGTAAGGATCCATACGGCGCTAATGCCATTGTGACCGCCGATATGGATTTGGATCAAAGGCTTATTGAAATCAGGAGCCAGGTTCGTAACGGCCGACCTATCGCCGGCTTTGCCGACCAGATGGCTGATATTATCGGGCGCACCATGCCTCAGCTGCCGCGAGATGTTGGCACTCAGCCATCAACTCCTCCGGGATCTACGGATGCCAATAAAGCGGGCAGGCCTAGACTGTAA